The region CATGCGGGGAAGCCGCTCGATGCCGTAGACGTGGATGTTGCCCCTGCTACGCAGGCGAGTTCGCACGAATTCGAAGTTATCCGCCAAGCATGGGCCCTTATTCGTCCATACCACCGGCTCGAGGTGTTCGAGGCAGTCTTCCATGTTGACTTCGAAGGGGCGCACCAGGCGGTGGGAGAGCAGGTGGAGCCGAAGATATACGTCGTGGGCATCCACAGGGGGTTGGGACAGGTCCGCGATTGTGGTGCGCACCGGCACGTGCTCGACGAGCCGGTCCGAGTCCATGCCCACCAGGCTGAGGAATGCGTCCCCAAGTTCGTGCGCGCTGACTCTGCGGGATCCGGAAGTGAGGCTGGAGGGGTCGTCGATAAGTGAAGGGGAAGGGTACCAGGTGTCGAGTACCGTACCGTCCAGCGAAATATTGGCAATACCTGTGGCCTGCGCTCCTTGTAACATGCTTGTCATCTTAAACGCACAGTCACAAAGGGCCGGACTCGGACGACAAGCGGGGGAGGGGTTGGCCTAGCATATAAGTTTTTGGCAGAGTCGAACTCAACGTGTTTTGAGGAAGGAAGGACCCATGGCACCTCACAAGTCACCGCGACCGGACAAGGAGCGAAAACTGCGCGGCCCAATCATGCTGCGAAGCGAGGACACCGAACAGCCGACGACGCACGACCGTCGCCTCCTGGAGTCCTTGGGCTACAGCGACCACGACTGGAAACACGCGGACCCGTGGCGTGTGATGCGAATCCAGTCTGAGTTTGTCGCAGGCTTCGACGCACTGAGCGACTTGCCGAAGGCGGTCACTGTGTTTGGCTCCGCACGCCTCAACGAAGGCACGGAAGAGTATGCGCTGTCATGCGAGGTAGGCAAGGCGCTCGTCGAGGCGGGATACGCGGTCATCACTGGTGGCGGTCCAGGCTTGATGGAGGGGCCGAACCGCGGTGCCCACGATGCCGACGGCATCTCGGTGGGGCTCGGCATTGAGTTGCCGTTCGAACAAACGCTTAACGATTGGGTCGACCTCGGCCTGAACTTCCGCTACTTCTTCGCGCGCAAGACAATGTTCTTGAAGTACTCGCAGGCGTTCATCGCGCTGCCGGGCGGGTACGGGACCATGGACGAGCTGTTCGAAACGCTCGTGATGGTGCAAACCCAAAAGGTTACGAACTTCCCGATAGTGCTCATGGGCACCGAGTTCTGGTCCGGCCTGGTTGCGTGGATTGAGGAGCAGCTGCTCGGCCGCGGCCTCATCTCGCCGGGCGATGAATCCCTGTTCTACGTCACCGACTCCGTCGACGACGCGATCGCGCACATCGTGCACGCACATAAGGTGATGACAGACGCGCGCCTGCGAGATGCTCACAACGAGGACGTCTAACAGATGCCTGGCCGCATCGCAGAGGTAATGGCGATCATCAACCGGACGCCAGATTCGTTTTACGACAAAGGAGCAACGTTCGCGATAGAGCGAGCACTGGATCGAGCCGATACGGTGATCGCGCAGGGCGCGTCGATTGTCGACGTGGGCGGGGTAAAAGCAGGTCCCGGCGACGAAGTCGACCCCGCAGAGGAGATCGAACGCGTCGTCCCTGTCATCCGGGGCATCCGCCTCCGGCACCCGTCAATACGCATCAGCGTGGACACCTGGCGCGCCGACGTTGCACAGACTGCAATCGAGGCGGGTGCCGACCTAATCAACGACACCTGGGCTGGCTACGATCCCGAGCTCGTCGAGGTCGCCGGAGCGCATCGCGTTGGGTACGTCTGCTCCCACACCGGCGGTGCGGTACCTCGCACACGCCCACACCGCGTCCACTACGACGATGTCGTCGCCGACGTCATCCGGGAAACCACAGCGCTCGCCGAGCGCGCCGTTGCTTGCGGCGTGCCCGAAGAGCTCGTGATGATCGACCCAACGCACGACTTCGGCAAGAACACCTTCCACGGACTGGAGTTGCTGCGCCGAGTCGACGAGCTCGTCGCGACAGGGTGGCCAGTCCTCATGGCGCTGAGCAACAAAGACTTCGTCGGCGAGACGCTCGACC is a window of Corynebacterium pseudogenitalium DNA encoding:
- a CDS encoding TIGR00730 family Rossman fold protein, which gives rise to MAPHKSPRPDKERKLRGPIMLRSEDTEQPTTHDRRLLESLGYSDHDWKHADPWRVMRIQSEFVAGFDALSDLPKAVTVFGSARLNEGTEEYALSCEVGKALVEAGYAVITGGGPGLMEGPNRGAHDADGISVGLGIELPFEQTLNDWVDLGLNFRYFFARKTMFLKYSQAFIALPGGYGTMDELFETLVMVQTQKVTNFPIVLMGTEFWSGLVAWIEEQLLGRGLISPGDESLFYVTDSVDDAIAHIVHAHKVMTDARLRDAHNEDV
- the folP gene encoding dihydropteroate synthase — translated: MPGRIAEVMAIINRTPDSFYDKGATFAIERALDRADTVIAQGASIVDVGGVKAGPGDEVDPAEEIERVVPVIRGIRLRHPSIRISVDTWRADVAQTAIEAGADLINDTWAGYDPELVEVAGAHRVGYVCSHTGGAVPRTRPHRVHYDDVVADVIRETTALAERAVACGVPEELVMIDPTHDFGKNTFHGLELLRRVDELVATGWPVLMALSNKDFVGETLDRAVGERVAGTLAATAWSAARGVAAFRVHEVAETLDVIRMTAAIQGHMPPINTVRGLA